GATCTAAAGATAGGGTTGTGTCTCGACTAGAAGAGACGAATCCACAAGCATCGGCGATATTCGCAGTAGATACACGGCGCTCACCTTCATTAATACCTCAAAAGTCCTGTTTCGATACAAGCTCATGGGACATGATCCCGATTGGCAAGATGCTGGCACGCGGCGGGAAGCTTTTTACACAAATCTTGGACCGGGTCATTACACGTTCCAGGTGGCTGCACGCAACAGCAGCGGAGTATGGAATGAGAAGGGTGCTTCAGTTCAGTTCGATATAGCGCCTGCCTGGTACCAGACTTTGTGGTTTCGATTAGCCGCAATAGCCCTGGTATTCGGTATCCTCGTGTCCGCATATCTCCTCCGCGTGCGGGAACTTGCGGCGAGAATTGAGCTACGGGTCAGCGAACGAATGTCAGAGCGGCTTCGCATTTCGAGAGAACTGCACGATACGGTCTTACAGGCGCTTCAGGGATTGGTTCTCAGCTTCTCCACCCTCACGACGCGTGTGGCGCCGGATGTACAGTCGGATATGGAGCGTTTTCTGGATGAAGCAGAATCGCTGACGGTCACGGGTCGCGATCGCATCAAGGAAATGAGGGGCTATTTCCCAGAGAACGCTGATATCGCAACTGAAATTCAAGCGATCGTGAGCGGCCTTTTTGGGGAACACCAGTGTCAAGTGACAATCAAGACCAACGGCGCTTCGGCGCCGTTGAGCACGATTGCTCACGACGATACTTTATGGATCGCGCGGGAAGCTCTCCGCAACGCATGTCAGCACGCTCACGCTAAGCACCTCAACATTGAAGTATCCTTCACTCCATCGGAATTTCAAATGCTGATTCAAGATGATGGAGTAGGGCTGGAACCGGATGCATTCCTTGCGCATCAAAGAGGACACTTCGGCCTTGCAAGCATGCGTGAAAGAGCGAACATGATTGGGGGCCGTCTCAATGTCTCAAGTGCTCGCGGAAGAGGAACCGCAATCTCTCTCATGCTGCCCGCTCGAATTGCCTATGCCACTCCTCAGAGCTGGTTCCGACGATTGTTCTCCCGGCGCGTCAACTAGCCCCCCGGAGTGGCTCTATTGCTCTGCTAGGTCTACCGATTCGTTCCACAATGCCCACACTCTGCCAGCATGGCTGTTGGTTATCTTCAGCGCGTCATTATTGGCGATGGTTATGAGTTGTGAATCGTGTCAGCCAAGGGCATTGCGATCAGGACGCACGCATCCAATACTTCGGGACGGACACTCTTCACTCGTCCATGCCGCCTTCCGGGAATACGTTCCGCTCGTACAAGCCGGCTTCGAACGCATCGCGCGCTAGCATGTCCAGGGCAGCAAGACGCTCCTTGTCGCGTTTCTTGGCGAAATCCATGACATCACGAAGATAAACGCGGCGCTGGTTGCCTATTCGATGGTGGGCCATCAGACCGCTCTCAAGCTGCTTGATGAAGAATGGACGCGATATCCCGAGAATGTCGGCAGCTCGCTGTGTCGTAATTGCCAGGTTATCCGGAATGAGCGTAACGGTCTGGCCGTGGCACATAAACCCAACTGCCGTTCTGAGGACCTCAACTACAGTGCCGGGAAGTTCGATCCGGTCCCTGCAGGGCTGATCAGTGCAGGCACACCTCGACGCAACAGTTTCTCCAAGTCCTGCACCTGTTGCTGCTCTGTCTTCGGGAGCGGGATCGGCTTCTTCGCTGCAATGGCCATAATGCCCCAGACTAGCAGGTAGTCGAAATACTCGCAATACGCGCAATAGTCAAGAGGACACTTAGCTGTCACGAGAGCCAGAAAGAGCGCGATGAGCCGAGAAAATCTTGCGGACAGTTGCGGAGCATTTAAGCTGTTCGTTAATGTTGTTAGGATTCTTACCGATGCATTCTGGTTCTCAGCAGTGCGTTAATGTTGCGAGTTGATTGGTTACTTTCACGGCGATAACACGGGTTCAAATCCCGTCGGGGACGCCAATAACATCAAGTACTTAGCGGTTTTTCCGGTTATTTCCGGGGAGCATTTAAGCGCTCCTTTCAGACGTAGATGGCGATACCGGCGTTCTAACCATCTCAACAACCTTCTGTTGCGCCGCCCGTTTTGCATCGAACCGCCATACTTGACGATGATGGGCGGCAGGCCAAACGGAACAAATCGAATCGTAAGGCCCGCAGTGAGAGTGGCAACCAATAGCTCAATCGAAAGTGCAATTGGGCGGGAACGTCGGATGGACTTTTCGCTCGCTGAATTGGCAATCTGTTGCATCAGGCTTGTTCTCGTTCGAGCGCTTGGATGGACTGCCTGCAAAGAAAGAGCGGCACACTTCCGAAAATTCCAAAACTGCAGTCGATAAGGCGCCATGGAAAAGGAATGCCACGGATGGCACCAGCGATAAGGGCAAGCGGGACGACTCCAGCGCAAGCGATCAGCCCGAACGTGATCACCCACTTGTTGCGGACTGGGTCGATGTAGGGACCAACGAATGCAATTGCGATCACTAGATGTGCGAATGCGAGCCAGTCGGTGCCGTAAGCGAGAAATGGATAGTAACCGTTTGTAACGCGGAGAGCGTTATTGACGCGTTCAATCCACGGAAGTAGCCCGGTGAATTCGGAGATCGGTCGTAACCAACCTCCATGAAGGACGGATACGAGCCAGCCCATCTCCATTTCGAGAGGAAAAGCCGTGATGCCACTGAGGACTAGGCCGATGATGAAGACGGCGAGCCAGAAGCGAACGCGACGAAGATGATCGGATTGCGTCATGAATATGAACAGAGTAGATAGTTAGGGCCAGAACGTCGACCCGGCTGCCGGGAGGGACGGCGATCAATCCTGCGTTCCTTAAAGGTGATCATGGGACACTGCCCATGAATTCGGATACTATCTGAGGTTGTAAGCCTGCAAGTGGTTTAAGCGCATTTGTCCGAGATGCCGGTTTTGCAGCCAAGTGGATTGGATTTGTAAACACTAACCAACATGTCGGTATCTATACGAACCCATGAGCGAATCGACGATTGAGAGCTCCTGGCGAACCAACTGACAAAAAGATCACTTGGCCAACAGGCCGGTGATGCATCGAGAACAAGTCCTGAGGCAATCCGCATGCTTCCGGCCCTGATTGCCGCGCCACAACGGAGCGCGGCTCGCGCTCCTGCGCACCTTGTGGTCGACACTCTCGTCGTCTTGGTCCAGAGATCAAGGGAACAAAATCAGAAATCGCAGAATTCTCCTTGACATCGACAGAACATCCACTACCATTCGGTTGTGGATAGATTGAGTACAACATTTGCGGCTTTGTCTGATCCAACCCGCCGGGCCATGATCGAGCGGCTCTCCCATGGGCCTGCCTCTGTGCATGGATTGACGGAACCGTTCGCCCTCTCGCAGCAGATGATTTCAAAACATATTGCCTACCTGGTGCGGGCGCGGATTGTGATCAAGACGAAGCGTGGACGAGAGAGTGTGTGCACGCTTAGGCCAGAGGCGATCAAGACAGTCAGCGACTGGGCGATTAGCTATCGCCGATTCTGGGAAGAGAGCTTCGACAAATTGGATGTAGTTGTCAATCAAATGAAGAAAGAGGAGGTCAGAGATGACAGAAAACACGGTTAGCGAAATTGAGCGGATGGTTGTCACAAGAGTTTTTGATGCCCCACGCGAGCTGGTTTGGAAGGCGTGGACAGACCCGAAGTACATCATGCAGTGGTGGGGACCGAATGGCTTTACTGCGCCCGTTTGTCAGATGGATTTTCGCGTTGGAGGAAAATTTCTCTGCTGCATGAAGGCTCCAGATGGGCAGGAGTTCTGGAATGCGGTTGAATACTACGAGATTGTTCCGTACGAGAAGATCGTTTCCTTGATGTACTTTTCCGACTCGAAGGGAAGCAGGGTTGACCCTGCGCAATTAGGAATCGAACATGAGGCCATAGACGGTGCGTTCGACGTGACCACCTTTGAGGATCTCGGAAACGGCCAGACGAAACTCACCTTCATTGGAAATGAACCCATGGAGAGCGCGAAAAATAGCGGCCAGATGGAGGGCTGGATTCAGATACTCGATAAAGTTGCCGCAGTTGTTGCGGGGCTAGTGCAGGCGAACTAAGAAGTCGAAGTTTTGAAGATCATTATGCGCGAGATACAGTCAAGTGCGGCAGCGAAGGCTTAGTTGAAACAGCCTTCCCGTCCCTTGGCTGTACCGTCGCGTTTCCGGACACAGGTTGGCTTTAGCCCGCCGCATTGATCCAACATAAACCTGGTCGATCTGCGTTCATTGGTGCCGAGAAACGCGCTTCTTGTCACTTGGCCGTAAATTCGGCTGTTCGTACAAATGAAGCCCGTAGACGACTGACTGATTTGCCTATTCCCTCGCCAACCAGCCCGAAAGCTAACGAGGGGGACGCTAGAGGACCTCTGCCGTTCGGTTTGTAGCCCTAATAAGAAGGAAGAAAATCGATTTGGAGGAACGAATCATAATCTGCTAATTAGATTCGCTGCCAATGAGCTTCTACTTCGCGCTTGCCGGCGGCACAATGCCGTTCATCCGCAGATATTCCACCATTTGGCCGTAGTGGTCATTCCCATGTGCGGCTGCAAAAGCGGCGATCGTCGTCCTTGTACTGAAGCCGTCAATCGGCTTAATGGCTACAAACGCATTTTCTGCCGTAATAGTCGCTATGGCCTTGTGCGCATAGACGAACGATGCTTCCAATGCAGCCACCGCTTCGTCTCTAGTCGTAATTGACCCGATCGCCTTTACGTCGCGGTCAGGTTTAATGCCGCTCCAGCCGAAGAAGAAGTAATTCGCCTGCGCCAGGTGCGTCACCTGTGCCACAAAGGTGCGTACGGTGTCGAATTGCGTAGTTTGGCCCGAGGCGAAGATGCCTTGCGCTGGTGCGAAACTGTATTTATCAGCGGGCATCGCCTTTGCCGCCCCCACTACCTGGACTTCCATCAAGGACAGCAATCCGTCCACCGCTTTCGCGGGATCTTCCTTTGTACCCACCGGCGGTGACGGCGGTGGTCCGCTCATCTGTGAGTGCATCTGCACTCCACTACTCGAGATCACAGCAGCTGCAAGAACCAGAGTGAGAATTCGCATTGTTTATCCTCGATCCAAGTTTGTTTAAAGGCGGCTCCAGCATAACAGCCCTTCCCAACTGTCGTCTGATGTGGTGCATCCTGGGTCACTCGGTATCTGACGTGACCCAGGATCTTCTGCATAACCTCGAGTCTTGGCTTTCACACAACATACGGTTGGAATTACATGGTGTCGGAACTCCGAAAAAGCCCACTTTATCTCCCGAATGGGCCGGGGCCGAATCTCTGCGAAGAGTGGCAGGCATTCGCGGGCACAGTGGAATGCGGGTGTGTACGTGCGAAATCTGCAACCGACTCGCCGATCTCCTCCCTTGCAGGGGTTAATAGAATGGCGTGGATCTTGCCCGTATCCGGCCCGGTGAGCACCGTTGCCATACCCGAGATTTGTCCGCGCTCGTTGATATTGCTGGCCGCGATGATGAAGAGGTTGGAATCCCTGTGAATGAGCGTGTTCAGGTCGGTCATCACATTGTCCTGCCAGATGAAGCCACGGGACCAGCCGACGGAGTTGAAGGTGCTTCCCACCACCTGGCCCCGGTTGTTGATGCCTGTAGCAAAAGCGGCGCCATCTCCCGGCAGAATGCCGAGGCTTGTGACTGCGCCGCGTGCGCCGTTCTGCCAAAGAGAGGCAACGATGGTTGTGCCGTCAGCGCTCGTGACATACCCAACAACTTGGCCGTGGTCATTAATGGCGTAGGCGTCATTTCCATCGTGTCCTAGGCCTGGAAGCTGGAAGGCTCTGTCGTTTTCCCACAATACGGCGTGGGTCGCTATGTTCGCGCAGGTTCCCGAGGAGCCTACGGCCTGGCCTTGATCGTTGATGCCTTGTACGAAACCGTCCGGGTCGCGATCCACCGTAGGAAGAGCTCGGACTTCGCCTCTTTCCCAAAATGCCGGCGATATGATCTTTCCGGGCTTGCTAGGCGGGCATCCGGAGTCCTGGACCGTCGTTTCCGAAATGCCTACTATTTGTCTGCGGTTATTGATCGCGCTGGCCTGCCCGTTATTTCCGCCCAGCGTCGGGAGAGCCATCATGTGGCCGTCTCGCCAAAGAAACGGACGACACGTGAGGTGTGTGCCGAAGGCGCAAAAGTCTTCACCGTCTGGATCTGGAACAGATGTTTCGGCCAGACCGACAGCTTCCCCGCGATCGTTGATCCCGCCGTAGTTGGTCCAACTGTTCTTTCCTCCAAGCGTGCCGAGGTCGATGTTGAGTCCGTAGATGCCTATTACCGCGCGGCCACTTGCAATGGTCGTGGAGGTCGAAGTGATGGGCGGGTTTACAACCCCATCCATGTTCTCTGCCCAGCCCTGATTATTGAGTCCCATGACCATGCTGAAGTTGTCCGTGCTCTTGTTAAGGCCCAAATCGGTAATCTTGTAGCTGGTTTGAGCGAATGCAGTGCTGGCGCAAGCCAGAACAATTGTCGTAATACACGGTATCCGGATATTGCACAACTGTCTTAGTGTGTTCATGTCTCCTCTTTTCTCCATATGAAAGTCGCCGTGGCGAGATGACTGGCGATTTACGTCACGTATCACCCCACGCTCCAGCAGTTCAGGGCAGAATTGGCGCACAACTCCACAACATCTCCGCCGAGTGACA
This portion of the Acidicapsa acidisoli genome encodes:
- a CDS encoding ATP-binding protein; this translates as MNTSKVLFRYKLMGHDPDWQDAGTRREAFYTNLGPGHYTFQVAARNSSGVWNEKGASVQFDIAPAWYQTLWFRLAAIALVFGILVSAYLLRVRELAARIELRVSERMSERLRISRELHDTVLQALQGLVLSFSTLTTRVAPDVQSDMERFLDEAESLTVTGRDRIKEMRGYFPENADIATEIQAIVSGLFGEHQCQVTIKTNGASAPLSTIAHDDTLWIAREALRNACQHAHAKHLNIEVSFTPSEFQMLIQDDGVGLEPDAFLAHQRGHFGLASMRERANMIGGRLNVSSARGRGTAISLMLPARIAYATPQSWFRRLFSRRVN
- a CDS encoding excisionase family DNA-binding protein encodes the protein MCHGQTVTLIPDNLAITTQRAADILGISRPFFIKQLESGLMAHHRIGNQRRVYLRDVMDFAKKRDKERLAALDMLARDAFEAGLYERNVFPEGGMDE
- a CDS encoding ArsR/SmtB family transcription factor, whose amino-acid sequence is MDRLSTTFAALSDPTRRAMIERLSHGPASVHGLTEPFALSQQMISKHIAYLVRARIVIKTKRGRESVCTLRPEAIKTVSDWAISYRRFWEESFDKLDVVVNQMKKEEVRDDRKHG
- a CDS encoding SRPBCC domain-containing protein; protein product: MTENTVSEIERMVVTRVFDAPRELVWKAWTDPKYIMQWWGPNGFTAPVCQMDFRVGGKFLCCMKAPDGQEFWNAVEYYEIVPYEKIVSLMYFSDSKGSRVDPAQLGIEHEAIDGAFDVTTFEDLGNGQTKLTFIGNEPMESAKNSGQMEGWIQILDKVAAVVAGLVQAN
- a CDS encoding DinB family protein, with amino-acid sequence MRILTLVLAAAVISSSGVQMHSQMSGPPPSPPVGTKEDPAKAVDGLLSLMEVQVVGAAKAMPADKYSFAPAQGIFASGQTTQFDTVRTFVAQVTHLAQANYFFFGWSGIKPDRDVKAIGSITTRDEAVAALEASFVYAHKAIATITAENAFVAIKPIDGFSTRTTIAAFAAAHGNDHYGQMVEYLRMNGIVPPASAK